aagaacaaagacaaaaggaaaatgagcaaacaataaatatatgagtACGAGAAAATGAGCAAACAAATAGGAGAATCTGGTGCCAtgcaaaaactatttacacttcaCATGAGCTAGAATTCCTGTGAAGTGCTTGGTAAGGTTATCatgtaaaatataacatttctACTAAATTCACATTAATGTCCAAGTTGGGGGGTGGGgggaatatgaaaaaaaatgaaagaccACCTCCCGAGCTCTTCCATAGCAACAAGATAAGTCAGGTAATCACATGGTGTTTTAGATGATTGAAAACCCAAGAATTCACAAGTCACAACTAGGCCATTCGTTAGGCTTCAATtcttttgtaataataatcTTAGTTTCAAGTTTGATActacaattgattgattaaaagttaaaatctgAAAATAAACCCTTGCTGATTGATTAAAGAACTGAAGTCACAGCAATAGACCTAACAATTAACTCCCTGAAGCATTTCCATAGAATGAatctttttttccaaattattaCTCTTAGCAACTCCtatgtttgaagaaaaaatgctGCCAAATTAGACTACAAACTAAAAATGTCTACAAAAGCTATATTGGAATTTTTAAGGCAATCCGTATCAGTCAAATGAGAGCGATCAAAGCTACTCAGTTTCCCTAAGTCATACAGTAGAAAAGGGAATTAGAAGTACATATATCTTCCTTAATTTCAATAGTTTTATGTTTGGCTCGGGAGGAAATTCTTCCAGATAGTAgttcaaaatttgacaaagAAACCAAAGACACCAAATTCTTTCGTAAGTGTTCAACCCTGTAAAGAAAGTCAATATAACTGGGAGTTTTCATTTCCACTGAGAGATAATAAATCTCCATAAAAGTGAACATTACCCAAGTAACATACCATAACCCTCCTTGTTCTTTTTGACTAATCCCAACAAGTATTTATCGGAGGGCAAGTTTTCATCGCTGAAGTAGTACTCTACCTGCGAAGATATTTAGACCAATCATGAGACGACGATGGCATACTGAAACACTcaacaatattataaaaaaaaactgaatgAATTGAAATCCAATCGTCAAAATCTAAATGCTCTCTTCAGGCCTTACATCAAAAGACTACACTAATAATGACGTAACAAAGCATCAAATATACGATATCGCGGCCGTGAAATGATCAATTGATCCCATAACTTCCTTTGCAGTTGACGGTCTAACCATAAGCTTCCCAACGTTCTAATATTTGCACTAAGCGATGCAAGTATACATACAAAAAGTCACAACTAGCAATTCAAATACATGTGCaagacagaaaaaaaagatttatataCTGATTCACAAATCCAAAAATGGCATACCAGGCAAAACCTAAAGGCAAAGAAATTTGAGGTTCAATTGGATGGACGGTGGAGAGGCGGTAGAGTTACCTGCTTAACAATCCTTTGTTTCAGATCCTCAGGGAGAACAGCAGCTCTCACCGCGGGTTCGTGTCCCTGATCGTGACTCTCCCTGGATCCCTGGTCGTGATCGTCTTCGGATATCAATGGTTGAATATCCGGCACATCGAGACTGGGTGATCCGACGGGATCTTGAGGTGGGGGCGACGAGAGGATAGAGTCGGCGACGGAGGACGTAGTCGGAGGCTCATCGCCGGACATGGTGAGGTGAGGAGGAGAAAAGCGTTAGGCGGTAAGAACCTAAAGTACCTTCACGCCCTCCGTTTCTCCTAACTTCGATGAGTTATTCCGCGGAGCATTTTATATGAATAGGCGACGGCACCCTCCATGGTTGAGGGTAATTTGGAGAATTCACTTATTTGTTAAGGGCTTTTGAATTTCATGTTTTGCCCGCAATTTCTAGGAGTCGATCGCGGCCACCGCTGTATTGTATTGTCTTATGACCTTAACCGGGTCGGGTTTATTCCACTTTCTCTGCTGTGAAATCGAATTGGATTTAGGGACATTTTCAATCTAATCCAtgcttttttttgttattttgggTGAATACCCTGAATTTAGTTACTAACTCAATCTAACCCACGGTTGAGTTaggttgtatatataattttttttaaaaaaaaaaaaattcgttttctagtttttaatggttataaaagtttgaaattgttacatataaatttcaaacatacataattTAAACTCAAGCTTATTACAATTAACATGTTAATAAAACATCGTCATGCCTACACGAATTTGTATTGCAGTTTGATAAAAGGTGGTATTAGTTGAATTGAAGATATGAAATTCTGTTATCTACTTTTAAGATCTGCAATCCAATAAATGTTATCTTAGGAGTGAGGAGATTAAGTGTCATACATGATTTGAAGTTCACAAAACTTGATGACATGATTGTACATAATCTTTATGAAATAGTgagttaaattttaacataattatatttaatgtcTTTGTTAATAACAGGATCAAGTAATCAAAGAAACTGTCTAAATCTTATACAGTTTCAAAGGAGAGTGGGTTTGAAAGTGAAATGAGGGTGGGTGatcaaaagtatttaaattgCTTTAAAATATTGTGATTCACCAACGCTAacataacttaccaaaattaaattttaaaagcaaaacaCCCAATGCAAAGTGCAAACTAAAGCTTGCTTTTGGTGGGGGTAGAGGGACTGCTTCATTCTTTCTTACTTCTTCCCGTTCCACAACTCCAAGCCCATACACAAGGGTAAAACCGACCAATTCCCTAAACCAAGGCCCAGATAAGTaaccaaagcccaagcccaacACCGAAAGCCCAAAATCCAGGCCCATTTCTACAAGAGGAAGAAAACCAAACTCTAACATCATCCACGACTGGGCCACACAGAGAACTCATATCGTCAGTCCTTGTATTGTAATAAACACTGTAGAAAGCAATCCTCGTCCTATCGGCCTTCGCCGTGAAATTCAGATTCACACTTTGGAACGAGGAGTTGGAATCGGGGCCGGTGTAGTGGAAGTTCTGAGCTTGATCTCCGGCGAACGCCATTACGGCAAGTGGCTGCTTGCATTTATCTCCGGCTTGGCCTAAAGAGAATGTCATGGTGTACGGCTTTTCAGGCGTTGTTTCAACCATTTGAGAGATGATGCCTTCCTTCCCTGAAAGCAATTCGATGGCTCGTTTTCCTTGTGGGACATTAAAATGGTACGAATCAATGTATCGGACCGCCCGGTTTGATTCCACGATCCAACCCGGTAACGACGACGTTTCTTCGTCCAAATTCGTTGGGATCAACACGCCAAGCGAACCGTTTCTGAACATCCATGGACCGGATTCGAAATCTCCATTGTTCACCGCATTGTCTTTAGGTCTATCAGGaataaaaattttcttgaTAGCAATGTCGTCAATGATGGGGCCACAGGTGGGGTCGTCTTCCATGCCGGGGTTACGGAAGACTAAACGCACCGTTTCCTCCTCGGGTTCGAAGGCGTAAGTGTAAGGGTCCCAGCCTTGGACGCTGTACAAGGTTTGAAGGTCTATGGTTTGTGATGAAGGTGGCACCGACACGTTGAGGGACTCGAGCTGGGCGCAGGTGCGAGCGGCGCTGAAGGTGACTGAGTAAAGCGCCCCTTTCTCCACCTTAAGTTCTTGGCTTATTTCGGCGTCGTTCCCTAATCTCACTGCGTGTCTACCTTCAGGTACAATGAGGATCATCCCACCCTGTTTTTGGCCAGACTCTACCAGCTCAACAGTGCCGTTTGATGTCCAGCTTGGAATTGCGGTGGGTCCTTCTATTGCTCCGTCGTTTGGGAACCCGCCACTTGGGATTGTTTCGAAATCACCGTTCGCCACCAATCCTGAACACACAACCAAGTTTCCATTTTGAATCCactatatactaaaatttaaaatgtgtcTGATAAGTTATTAAAACCATTTCAATCCAAATCAGTCCAATAGAACTTAAACTTTACAGATGTTGAGTAAGTGTATACAATGTATAatcaaaatacataaattcaaaatttaaaaacctaTAAAACACTTTGAAAAAAGATATAGTGAAGGTGTTGTGTAAAAACcatatagttttgaaaaagatactATAGTTAGATAAAAGGAGGGTGTGGAGAAGGGAAAGTGACtaaagtaaaagataaaagaataagTAAGGGAGCCCATAAGAAATGAATTGAAGAGAAgagagtaaaagaaaagagaaggagtGAGTGGGCGCCCACGTACGGCATTGAAGAAGCCCCAACTTTACTAACTTTAACTTACCCACTTGAATACGACAACGAGTGAAGGGTCGTATAGGGGCAGTATTAACGCGTGGGACCAAACCCTTCCTTCCATTCCAGCTCATTTCCAcatcaaatgaaataataataacaacaacaaaaaaggtCTCTCCCACCGCCGGGAAATCGGGATAAAGAGAGAGtgtgaaatgacgaaaatcACTCGGGATCAAGTCTCTTTTTAAGGAAAGGATGGAGCCCTTTTCTGTCAGATTAATAATAAAGGAGACAAAATCCCTTAGCGGGAAAACACAAGCAATGTCTATTATGGTCATTTTATCTTCataaaaagaagcaaaaggattaaaaaacaaaccccGTAGGCCCATAGGTAGCAGCACCCAAAGTGTTTTATTTATCACTAGATGAGCATAATTACCCAACTTGATACTACTCTAATAAATTCCCTTTCAAAAAACACCtaaatcaattatattaaaGGCAAAGGGCCCAGAAGTAAAGGACTCTCTATAAattctataaaagaaaaaattaaaaaagaaagggaaattggTGTATGATGTAATAAGGTATAACAAAGGTCAAAAGAAAGGTATAGAATGAGctttatattgaaattgttcaacattaaatttcaaattcatatgGCCTACAAAAACACACAATTAAGGTCCCATTTAGtaaaataacttataaatgTGTTGCAATTTGTACACCAACGTAAGTTAAGTTGGAGCTCAATTTCtagaatgaaaaatgtaatAGAATTTGCACTTACACTTTTCACacgattttttattttaaagaaaagggATTAGGAAGTGGGTGCGCGATTTCATGAAGGACTGATATCTCTGTGGAAAAGTGGTGGGAGGCAGAGAGATTCTTTAAAGAAGTCAGATCGGGACGGCGAGTAATCCCTTTCACAAATATAGTAACCACCGGCATGGCAGCCGTCTACGGCGGCGATTTTACGGCAATGACTGTTGTTCATAAGCCATTAATGCGTTTTCTATTTTAGCTAAATAGTTCGTGGGATTCATAAACAATTTgtccaaaacta
This DNA window, taken from Cucumis sativus cultivar 9930 chromosome 6, Cucumber_9930_V3, whole genome shotgun sequence, encodes the following:
- the LOC101220961 gene encoding uncharacterized protein LOC101220961 is translated as MAHTPIFRKCLSLILLVFAHFASQILADDGLVANGDFETIPSGGFPNDGAIEGPTAIPSWTSNGTVELVESGQKQGGMILIVPEGRHAVRLGNDAEISQELKVEKGALYSVTFSAARTCAQLESLNVSVPPSSQTIDLQTLYSVQGWDPYTYAFEPEEETVRLVFRNPGMEDDPTCGPIIDDIAIKKIFIPDRPKDNAVNNGDFESGPWMFRNGSLGVLIPTNLDEETSSLPGWIVESNRAVRYIDSYHFNVPQGKRAIELLSGKEGIISQMVETTPEKPYTMTFSLGQAGDKCKQPLAVMAFAGDQAQNFHYTGPDSNSSFQSVNLNFTAKADRTRIAFYSVYYNTRTDDMSSLCGPVVDDVRVWFSSSCRNGPGFWAFGVGLGLWLLIWALV